One Peromyscus leucopus breed LL Stock chromosome 2, UCI_PerLeu_2.1, whole genome shotgun sequence DNA window includes the following coding sequences:
- the Tmem51 gene encoding LOW QUALITY PROTEIN: transmembrane protein 51 (The sequence of the model RefSeq protein was modified relative to this genomic sequence to represent the inferred CDS: deleted 1 base in 1 codon), with product MMAQSKANGSHYALTAIGLGMLVLGVIMAMWNLVPGFSAADKPTAQGNKTEGGGGILKSKTFSVAYVLVGAGVMLLLLSICLSIRDKRKLRQSEELARIQQQAGAVPPTQEEDSQEEEEEEASSRYYVPSYEEVMNTGYSETRGQEQNPRLSISLPSYESLTGLDEMTPTGTRAETEASPGHAPDRQNSKLAKRLKPLKVRRIKSEKLHLKDFRINLPDKNIPPPSIEPLTPPPQYDEVQAKAPDTRPPD from the exons ATGATGGCCCAGTCCAAGGCCAATGGCTCACACTATGCACTGACGGCCATCGGCCTGGGGATGCTGGTCCTCGGGGTCATCATGGCCATGTGGAACCTGGTCCCTGGTTTCAGCGCTGCAGATAAGCCAACAGCTCAGGGCAACAAGACGGAGGGAGGTGGTGGCATCCTCAAGAGCAAGACTTTCTCGGTGGCCTAT GTGCTGGTCGGCGCTGgcgtgatgctgctgctgctgtccatcTGCCTGAGCATCCGGGACAAGAGGAAGCTGCGGCAGAGCGAGGAGCTGGCCCGCATCCAACAACAAGCGGGAGCTGTGCCTCCCACCCAGGAGGAAGACAG ccaggaggaagaggaggaggaggcctctTCACGGTACTACGTACCCAGCTACGAGGAAGTGATGAACACAGGCTACTCGGAAACCAGGGGGCAGGAGCAGAACCCAAGACTAagcatctctctcccctcctaTGAGTCGCTCACGGGGCTCGACGAGATGACCCCCACGGGCACTAGGGCCGAGACAGAGGCCAGCCCAGGGCATGCTCCCGACAGGCAGAACTCCAAGCTGGCCAAACGCCTGAAGCCACTCAAGGTTCGAAGGATTAAATCTGAAAAGCTTCACCTCAAAGACTTCAGGATCAACCTCCCAGACAAGAACATTCCTCCACCCTCTATCGAGCCTTTGACTCCGCCACCACAGTACGATGAGGTCCAGGCCAAGGCCCCTGATACCCGGCCTCCCGACTGA